In the genome of Pan troglodytes isolate AG18354 chromosome 15, NHGRI_mPanTro3-v2.0_pri, whole genome shotgun sequence, one region contains:
- the SSTR1 gene encoding somatostatin receptor type 1 — MFPNGTASSPSSSPSPSPGSCGEGGGSRGPGAGAADGMEEPGRNASQNGTLSEGQGSAILISFIYSVVCLVGLCGNSMVIYVILRYAKMKTATNIYILNLAIADELLMLSVPFLVTSTLLRHWPFGALLCRLVLSVDAVNMFTSIYCLTVLSVDRYVAVVHPIKAARYRRPTVAKVVNLGVWVLSLLVILPIVVFSRTAANSDGTVACNMLMPEPAQRWLVGFVLYTFLMGFLLPVGAICLCYVLIIAKMRMVALKAGWQQRKRSERKITLMVMMVVMVFVICWMPFYVVQLVNVFAEQDDATVSQLSVILGYANSCANPILYGFLSDNFKRSFQRILCLSWMDNAAEEPVDYYATALKSRAYSVEDFQPENLESGGVFRNGTCTSRITTL, encoded by the coding sequence ATGTTCCCCAATGGCAccgcctcctctccttcctcctctcctagCCCCAGCCCGGGCAGCTGCGGCGAAGGCGGCGGCAGCAGGGGCCCCGGGGCCGGCGCTGCGGACGGCATGGAGGAGCCAGGGCGAAATGCGTCCCAGAACGGGACCTTGAGCGAGGGCCAGGGCAGCGCCATCCTGATCTCTTTCATCTACTCCGTGGTGTGCCTGGTGGGGCTGTGTGGGAACTCTATGGTCATCTACGTGATCCTGCGCTATGCCAAGATGAAGACGGCCACCAACATCTACATCCTAAATCTGGCCATTGCTGATGAGCTGCTCATGCTCAGCGTGCCCTTCCTGGTCACCTCCACGTTGTTGCGCCACTGGCCCTTCGGTGCGCTGCTCTGCCGCCTCGTGCTCAGCGTGGACGCGGTCAACATGTTCACCAGCATCTACTGTCTGACTGTGCTCAGCGTGGACCGCTACGTGGCCGTGGTGCATCCCATCAAGGCGGCCCGCTACCGCCGGCCCACCGTGGCCAAGGTAGTAAACCTGGGCGTGTGGGTGCTATCGCTGCTCGTCATCCTGCCCATCGTGGTCTTCTCTCGCACCGCGGCCAACAGCGACGGCACGGTGGCTTGCAACATGCTCATGCCAGAGCCCGCTCAACGCTGGCTGGTGGGCTTCGTGCTGTACACATTTCTCATGGGCTTCCTGCTGCCCGTCGGGGCTATCTGCCTGTGCTACGTGCTCATCATTGCTAAGATGCGCATGGTGGCCCTCAAGGCCGGCTGGCAGCAGCGCAAGCGCTCGGAGCGCAAGATCACcttaatggtgatgatggtggtgatggtgtttgTCATCTGCTGGATGCCTTTCTACGTGGTGCAGCTGGTCAACGTGTTTGCTGAGCAGGACGACGCCACGGTGAGCCAGCTGTCGGTCATCCTCGGCTATGCCAACAGCTGCGCCAACCCCATCCTCTATGGCTTTCTCTCAGACAACTTCAAGCGCTCTTTCCAACGCATCCTATGCCTCAGCTGGATGGACAACGCCGCGGAGGAGCCGGTTGACTATTACGCCACCGCGCTCAAAAGCCGTGCCTACAGTGTGGAAGACTTCCAACCTGAGAACCTGGAGTCCGGCGGCGTCTTCCGTAATGGCACCTGCACGTCCCGGATCACGACGCTCTGA